From the Microplitis mediator isolate UGA2020A chromosome 6, iyMicMedi2.1, whole genome shotgun sequence genome, one window contains:
- the LOC130670416 gene encoding cyclin-T-like — translation MAQKWYLNKEELKNSPSFKDGISAEKELDYKQQAAYLINDLGKRLKLSEVCVHTAIVYMRRFFIHHSLAKFHRYEVATAAIFVAAKVEEEPQKSKEVISALHICLKKTRDQQLDTTTAEFQENVKALIVNERILLATLGFKMGVNHPHHYITEFCREIKACKQLCKIFLQMANYTLQMTSMCLKYKPAVVASYCIYFTIQSSQWKIPEIIDGNLWFWLLDTKVTFDLLIKMDREFKEVLNKLSPKIQKRVMCLFKNPPVRINSMNRIVTSSSSSAQESVSTKTELKQSSSRQKISYQEYRDRLMKKKCADSDGSSTSLPQAAGEVQENSVGSTCQFAPATAKSQEITIEVLDDYIRKRESCHDMGSIYCSSKKRKLE, via the coding sequence atggCGCAAAAGTGGTATTTGAACAAAGAAGAGCTGAAGAACTCTCCAAGCTTCAAGGATGGTATCAGCGCGGAGAAGGAATTAGACTATAAACAACAAGCCGCTTacttaataaatgatttaggCAAGCGGCTTAAATTATCAGAAGTTTGTGTACATACTGCCATAGTGTACATGCGCAGATTTTTCATTCACCATTCATTGGCCAAGTTTCATCGTTATGAAGTTGCAACGGCGGCAATTTTTGTGGCGGCAAAGGTTGAAGAAGAGCCACAAAAATCGAAGGAGGTAATAAGTGCTCTTCATATCTGTTTGAAGAAAACCAGGGATCAACAACTGGACACTACGACTGCCGAGTTCCAGGAGAATGTCAAAGCACTCATAGTAAATGAGCGTATTCTTCTAGCAACACTGGGATTTAAGATGGGAGTTAATCACCCTCATCATTACATCACGGAATTCTGCAGAGAAATAAAAGCTTGCAAACAACTATGCAAGATTTTTCTGCAGATGGCGAACTACACGTTACAGATGACATCAATGTGCCTGAAGTACAAACCGGCAGTTGTGGCGTcgtattgtatttatttcacCATCCAATCGTCGCAGTGGAAGATTCCCGAAATCATAGATGGGAATCTTTGGTTTTGGCTGCTCGATACAAAAGTGACCTTCGATCTGCTGATAAAGATGGACAGGGAATTCAAAGAAGTCTTAAATAAACTGTCACCGAAAATACAAAAACGCGTGatgtgtttatttaaaaatccacCTGTCCGAATTAACTCAATGAATCGGATTGTGACAAGCTCCAGTTCATCGGCTCAAGAAAGTGTTTCCACTAAAACTGAATTGAAGCAATCAAGTTCTCGGCAGAAAATCAGCTATCAGGAGTATCGTGATAgactgatgaagaaaaaatgtGCGGATTCAGATGGGTCCTCGACATCTTTACCTCAAGCTGCTGGAGAAGTACAAGAGAATTCGGTTGGAAGTACCTGTCAATTTGCACCAGCAACTGCAAAGAGTCAGGAAATAACAATCGAAGTCCTAGATGACTACATCCGTAAGCGTGAGAGTTGTCATGATATGGGCAGCATTTATTGTTCTTCTAAAAAACGTAAGCTAGAATAG